TGTATTTGGCAAATGGGTTCTGAAGGTCCAACAACACCCATAACAACAATTCATGTGACAGGATTTAAGAAATTCCATGGAGTTGCTGAGAATCCGACCGAAACAATTGTCAATAATTTGGCAGAGTACATGAATAAGAAGGGTTTGCCAAAGGGTTTAGTTATTGGGAGCTGCAGCATTCTTGAAACTGCTGGTCAAGGAGCACTTGTTTCACTGTACCAGAGATTGCAATCCGCTGTTATTTCCAAGGACTCTGAATCTTCAAATTCTAATAGAACTATTTGGGTGAGTGCCCCTGTACTTGACATATAGCTTCACTGTTTGTTCTCGTAGCTTATTCATTCATTCTTCAATGTTGTTCATTTATGTAACCAAATCCTAATTTGTACGTCTCAACATATGTACCCGCTGAACCTGGACAAAATAACGTTATTCTAGCTGAATTATatctgaaaaaagaaataaacttatcataagaaattaaatatgacCAAAAAGGAGACTATCATTATTATCCGACATCGTATATAGCTCAATGAATATTCAGCGACATTCCTTGTGAATATCATTATGCAGCAATGAAAGTCTGCAGTAACTGCAGAACAAAAAAGTCAGACTGctctaataatttaaaataagcaACATTGGCAGAGGGTAACGTGGACAGGTTCTTCGTCACTACTATAGTACTCTCAGAAAAATTTGCTTATTATATACTTTAGTATGCGGAGTAGCAATTCCTAGAGTATGATATATTAACTGATTGACACAAATATTAGTGTCTTAAGTTGACTCAGACCATGTTCAGATGTATTGTTAACGACATTTTGTGATTAGATCTCAAGGGAATTTGAACTTGTCTTCATAAACTTTAGCACAAAGCTATAATGAAACTTGTGATGGACTTTCATTTTGAGTACTTCTACATATTGATTCAAAAGCTGAACTATAAAGATCATGAATAAAGGTTGAGCATCTGAATAAATTGTTGGCTAGGTTTTTGTTGCTTAGACTAGGATACATCATATGATCAATTTGAGTATATTTTCATTTCTCCGTCCCTGTAAATTCTGGCTGTTTCTGAGTTTTGTTTATTCAGCTGCATTTTGGGGTTAACAGTGGTGCAACAAGGTTTGCTATAGAGAACCAGGCAGTCAATGAGGCTAATTTTCGATGTCCGGATGAAATGGGTTGGAAGCCCCAGGTGAGATTGGATTAGTGGATTCATTCCAAATTTTCTTTCACCAACAAACCTTTAGAAGTGCAAAGAGCATTCTCACTGAAATTTGCATAATTTTGTATTGCAGAAAGTCCCCATTGTTCCTTCGGATGGTGGAATTTCACGAACAAGGGAGGTAAAATGAATCCCTTATGTTGCACGTACTCTTGATTCCTAAACTAGTTACACTCTTGGGCTTGGTGTTTAGTGCTAACATTGTAAAGTATTGATTACTACTAACATAGAAGAGCATTTTTTGGGGTACCATTTGTAGTACATTAAGGTGCTATAAGTTTTGATGGAACAGAAGCAGCTGCTTACTCCTTAACGGTAGCCAATTTTCTTATGCTGTTCTGAAAATCGTCagcaaattcatttttaaactcCTCATTTTGTCAAAAATAAAACGTAATGAGTTATAGAGGAATTTAGTTTTGTGGGGTTTTGTGTCATTTCCTTGATGGGGAGCCataattaaatgttattaataaTCCCATAATTAGTATACATAGACAACATAAAGAAACCAATTCAGAAAACATATTTGTTTCTGCTTACTAATGAGAATTCTACCTAACTCTGTGCAGACTTCACTCCCTGTAGAGGAGATCACCAAAGCCTTGACAGAAAAGGGATACGAAGTTATGGTATCAGATGATGCAGGCAGGTTCGTGTGCAATTACGTTTACTATCACTCCCTTCGCTTT
This sequence is a window from Vigna angularis cultivar LongXiaoDou No.4 chromosome 2, ASM1680809v1, whole genome shotgun sequence. Protein-coding genes within it:
- the LOC108326977 gene encoding uncharacterized protein LOC108326977, whose protein sequence is MGSEGPTTPITTIHVTGFKKFHGVAENPTETIVNNLAEYMNKKGLPKGLVIGSCSILETAGQGALVSLYQRLQSAVISKDSESSNSNRTIWLHFGVNSGATRFAIENQAVNEANFRCPDEMGWKPQKVPIVPSDGGISRTRETSLPVEEITKALTEKGYEVMVSDDAGRFVCNYVYYHSLRFAERNGIKSLFVHVPLFFTINEETQMKFAASLLEVLASKS